CGATGTCAGCGCTCAGCTGCAGTCCACTCTCATGTGCAAAGATCAAGGTACCCAAAACGGCGTCCACATGCGCCGCATTTACCCTGCCCGCGTATTTCAAACCATCACGTCCATTAGCTTCCACTAACAAAGCACAACTGGCGCTGAAGGCCGCTGCTAATGAGACGGTATCGACATCCTTCATAGATCCCCGCCGCTCAAGAAAATCATTTAGAAATTGCGCCATTGGTGGCTTGTATGCTGTGCGGCGTAATTCTTCGTCATCCCAGGAACCGGCGATCTTTCTAATCACCTCGGCCATTGCCAGAGCCCTCAAAACTAGCTCATGGTCTTTAAGCTTCTTATGCGCGGCTCCAAAAAGGTAGCGCCACGATTTATCGTGGTTGAGTTCCCGTATGAAGTCCACCAAGGGGCCTCTGTATAGGGCTACGCGGATTTCTTGTGCGGTTAGTGACACGCCACCGCTATTCAGTCGGCCGAACAGACGGTACACAGCATCGCGACCCTCCTCTCCAGCTGGTTCTATCACCACAGCCTGGATAAAAGTGTTGTTTAGCCGACGTTTGCTCTCACTCGAAAGTGTTTCAAACGTCGCACCTTGAAAGTCTTCAGCAACATCTCGAAGTGCAAATTCACGACCATCAGGGAGATTGCCGCTGTAGAAACTCTGCAAGGTAGTGAGGCGTTGCTGCCCATCCAATACAAGGTATCGACCGTCAGGTTCCACCACTAAGAATATGCTTGGAACAGGCCATCCTAGAAGCAGCGACTCGATGAATTTCTCCATACGAGGTAAAGTCCACACGCGCTGGCGCTGAAATCCCTCAATCGTTAGGTCACCAGATTCATCAGGATCAAACCGAGGTATCAATATATCGTGATCATTCAGCCGCCTAACAAGCCCGGCAACGTCAAAGTCTGCGCCGAAATAAGGGAGACTTGATGGAGGTGTTTCATACAGGCCTGCGTCGTCAGCTTCAGTTTCGTCATCGACGATAACGTCAGCTTCGTCTTTGTAGGAAAAATCGGTATCGGTCATATCGTCCTGCTGGCTCTTAAAGGGGCGGTAGGTTCAAACATTCGGCGGTGACGAGTGGGGTGTCGTTATACAAGTTACAGCACTCGAGCTAGGCAGAACTGCGGCATTCGCTCATAATGCAAGTGGGTGCAGTTGCGTGGACTGATATGGCCATGTGAGGCTGTGTTCCCACCGGGGCCTGACAATACGAGGATTCGCACCCGTGGAGCTTCTTCCTGAGGCGCACTTCTATCACTTCACGATCTACAGGTGACAGCAACCGGGCGCGGCCGTACATCATGTCGACCCTATCTCTGATCCTGTAGCCCAGGTCTAGCCAGTGAAGCATCTTAGCAGCCTGCGCTTTGGCTATATCTAGGAGCTCTGGAAGTATCTGCTCGAGCTTTTTCCCGGCGCGGATTTCCTGGCGCACTGGCTCAACTTCAATGCTTACACCGAGCGCTCCGCCGCGACGCCGGAGTGCCTGGTACCGCGCATCCGGTTGCCCCACCAACCGACCCAGCGCTTCCAGGGACTCAAAATCTATAGCGCCCATATCCGTGGACAGCCACCGCACCAGAAGCCTGGCATCTGCGCTGCCCCGCGCGGCCGCGCCAACGGCCCGGTTCAGCTGGTCCCGCAGCAACTGCACGGCCAGGACGCCGGACCGGCTGAGCAGGGGAGCGGTGTAGGCTTCGAGGGCCTCAACCACGAGGCCCTCCCGCAGCAGCCGCAGCACCCGCCCCGAATCCGAGCATCCGGCCAAACCTGCAGCGAGCCGGTACGGGTTCGACTCCACGGCATCGCCCAGCATCGACCGGACCCGGAACATCTCCGTCCGGATTGCCTGCGGCGTGCCCGCGTCGCCGTGCAGCTCATAGGCCAGCTCGTCAGCACTCCAGCCCAGCGACCGGGAATCCAGCAGCGCCAAGATCTCCGCCCGGCGCAGCGTCAGCGGCACCCGGCTCCCGTCGGCAAACACCGCCGCGGGCCGGTCCCCAAGCAGCTCCAACGCTGAAGCCGGAACACCAGGCCGGCGCACACCCTGCCGGGACGCACGCCCCGTAGAAGACGCACCCAAGGAGGCGCCGCCGTCGGACGTTCCCAGCAGCGACTCCGCCACCCGGACCGCACACCGCACCATCCGCAACGTGTCCGCGCTGATGCTGTTCAGCGGTCCGGAGACGTCCAGCACGCCCAGCAAAGCACCCGTCAAAGGGTCCGTGATGGGCGCCGCCGTGCAGGCCCAGTCGTGGTGGGTGCGGACCAGGTGCTCGGCGGAGAACAGCTGCACCGGCCCGCCGGTGACCAGCGCCTCGCTGATGGCGTTGGTGCCGATGCCCGCCTCGGACCAGTCGGCCCCCTCGGAGAACTCCAGCCGGTCCGCCCGGCGCAGCGCCTCCCGGCTGCCCACCCGCCACAGGATCTCCCCGGTGGCGTCGGTGAGCACCAGCAGGTGCCGGCCGGAACTGGAGTCGTCCGCCAGCAGGTCCTGCAGCGTCGGCATCACCCGCTGCAGCCGGTGCTCCCGCCGCAGCTGCGCCACCTCGGCCGGATCGTGCAGGTGCCGGGGGCTGTGCTGGTCCGGGCTGATGCCCAGCGCCATGGACCGCCGCCACGACTCCGCCAGCGGCACGGGGATCTGCGGGGGCTGGCTTCGCACGGGTAGGCATGGTGTTAGTAACACCTCTTCTTCGGGGTAACATTCCGCAGGGTTGTTTCGAGATTATGCCGAACTGGCCAGCTGGATTTGCGATGTGCAAAGTGACTATTGGGGGAAAGTATCGTGTTTAAGTTCTTGAGGAGAAAAGGAATTGTCCTCGTTTCCACTGACGACCAAGGGCAGTCGAGTTGGCAGATTGATGGTCGACGACATGATTTCATCGGGCAACGAAGCGATCTACAAGCCGCAGTCTCCGCCTCTGCCGCTCACCATGCGAAAAGGCGGAAAGTGTTGGTGTACGAAGAAGTTCCCGTGTCTAAGATTCGGCCTTTTTACGATGAGCTGGTGCCGATAATTCTTGCCATACTAATAGCAGGCTCGGCATTCCTTTTTGTTGGGATAACCCGTCAACCTGAGATCACCGCCCTAAGTCTCACGGCTCTTCTTAACGGTATAGCTTTCACTTTGGCTATAGGGCACGCCGGATGGGTCCTTGCTCGCGCCTGCGGGCGAGGCAGGCGGTTCCACCCGATGTCAAGGACTGTATGGAAACAGCACTGGAAACTCCTCGCGTGCATTGCAGCATGCACTTTGCTGGGTCTGGGGTTTGCGTTCTGCCTGCCGGACCAGTCTCGGTTGGAGTGGGCCGTCAAGGCCTATGAGTGGTTTACGAATCCGTGGGGCGCAGTCGGCAACATGTTGGGGTTCGGGTGGCTGAGCATTTTTTTCCTAGTCTGGGAACTTCTGCGTGGCTTCACAGCCTCATCAATGCTCGTGGCGCTTAACGGTGCAGGGCAGCAGCAGTACCGTTTGGATCATCCCGTTCTGGGATGGCTGTACGGCTTGTGGCAATGGCGGGTAGACCTGGCTCACTAAAGCAACCAGCCTACTTACGGCCATCGCGTTGTTGTGATGCAGGTGCGCAGGCCGGCGGCGGGGGAGGGCTGAGCGAGAAGATCGTGGTGGACGCGCGGTGGGTGCATCCCATCGGCAACATCCCGCTGGACGAGGCCGCACTCATCGAGCCGCTGTCCGTGGCGCACCACGCGGTGGCGCGCAGCGGCGTGAAGGCGACACCGCGCTGGTGGGCGGGTCCGGGCCGATCGGCCTGCTCACGGCGGCGGTCCTCAAAGGCATGGGCGTGACCACGATCATCAGTGAGCTCACCCAGGCCCGCAAGGAGAAGGCCACTTCCAGCGGCGTGGCGGACCACGTCCTTGACCCGAGCAAGGAGGACGTCCCGGCGCGGGTGCGCGAGCTCACCGGGGGCACCGGGGCGGACGTCGCCTTCGAATGCGCGGGGGTGAACGCCGTCCTGGACACGATGCTCGACGCCGTCCGGCCCGGGGCTGTTGTGGTCAACGTGTCCATCTGGGGCGCGCCCGCCACCGTGGACATGCAGAAGATCGTGCTCAAGGAGATCGACCTGCGTGGCACCATCGCTTACGTCCGCGACCACCCCGCCGTGATCAAGATGGTGCAGGAGGGCAAGGTGGACCTCAAGCCGTTCATCACGGGCAGGATCGCGCTGGAGGACCTGGTGGAGCAGGGCTTCGACACCCTCATCAACCACAAGGACACCGCGGTGAAGGTGCTGGTGCACCCATAGCAGCTCAAGGGCGTGCGGCCGGGCTCGAAGGCAGGACGACGGCGGGAGGCAAGTTCCGTCGTCGTCCTTCCGCCACTAGGTGGATGGAAACGGCCGCCTCTATTTACGCGGGGTCGCCCGGCGGGCGCTGCTGCGAACCACAAGGGTGGGTGCGATGGGGGTGCGGTCCACGTCCCGTCCTTCCATTGCACCAAGAAGCACTTCCATGCTCATGAGCGCCAACGCGGTGAAATCCTGCCGCACAGTGGTCAGGGGAGGCAGGAAGTAGTCTGAGCCTTCAATGTCGTCGAAACCGACCACGCTCACATCCTCCGGCACCCGGATCCCATGTTCGGCGAAGGCGCGTATCAGGCCTAGAGCGGTGTGGTCGCTGGCGGCGAAGATCGCTTGGGGTACCTTTTGGTCCTTGACGAGCTGGAGTGCAGTCTCGTAAGCCCACCCGGGGCTCCAATCGCCTTCGAGGCACAGCCCTGGTGTCAGCCCGGCGTCGCGCAGCGTGGCCTCCCACCCGCGTTTGCGTACCCGGCCGTCGAACCAGTCCATGGAGCCGGCGAAGTGGGCGATGTTGGTGTGGCCCAGGTCTATTAGGTGCTGGGTGGCCAGCCGTGCGCCCAGTTCCTGGTTCTCCGAATAGGTGAAGACGTTTGGGGTAGATGATGCTCCCGCCGCAATCATCTCCACGGGGATGCGGCAGGAAGCGTTCCATACGGCTGCTGCCATGTCCACCACCGGGGCAATGACGATGATTCCCCCCACGCCGGTATCGTCCAGGGTGTCAAGGGCGGCTTGGACCGACTCCCCGTAGGGCTGTTC
This region of Arthrobacter sp. DNA4 genomic DNA includes:
- a CDS encoding DUF262 domain-containing protein; its protein translation is MTDTDFSYKDEADVIVDDETEADDAGLYETPPSSLPYFGADFDVAGLVRRLNDHDILIPRFDPDESGDLTIEGFQRQRVWTLPRMEKFIESLLLGWPVPSIFLVVEPDGRYLVLDGQQRLTTLQSFYSGNLPDGREFALRDVAEDFQGATFETLSSESKRRLNNTFIQAVVIEPAGEEGRDAVYRLFGRLNSGGVSLTAQEIRVALYRGPLVDFIRELNHDKSWRYLFGAAHKKLKDHELVLRALAMAEVIRKIAGSWDDEELRRTAYKPPMAQFLNDFLERRGSMKDVDTVSLAAAFSASCALLVEANGRDGLKYAGRVNAAHVDAVLGTLIFAHESGLQLSADIVREAIVTLRADEHYTDWVSRSTSHRDSVYGRLRTAYSVLLG
- a CDS encoding GAF domain-containing protein, which produces MRSQPPQIPVPLAESWRRSMALGISPDQHSPRHLHDPAEVAQLRREHRLQRVMPTLQDLLADDSSSGRHLLVLTDATGEILWRVGSREALRRADRLEFSEGADWSEAGIGTNAISEALVTGGPVQLFSAEHLVRTHHDWACTAAPITDPLTGALLGVLDVSGPLNSISADTLRMVRCAVRVAESLLGTSDGGASLGASSTGRASRQGVRRPGVPASALELLGDRPAAVFADGSRVPLTLRRAEILALLDSRSLGWSADELAYELHGDAGTPQAIRTEMFRVRSMLGDAVESNPYRLAAGLAGCSDSGRVLRLLREGLVVEALEAYTAPLLSRSGVLAVQLLRDQLNRAVGAAARGSADARLLVRWLSTDMGAIDFESLEALGRLVGQPDARYQALRRRGGALGVSIEVEPVRQEIRAGKKLEQILPELLDIAKAQAAKMLHWLDLGYRIRDRVDMMYGRARLLSPVDREVIEVRLRKKLHGCESSYCQAPVGTQPHMAISVHATAPTCIMSECRSSA
- a CDS encoding LacI family DNA-binding transcriptional regulator; amino-acid sequence: MAGRAVPREATEGLPDAPLRRKPTINDVASIAGVSFGTVSRVLNEAPDVSAATRQRVLQVIKDIGYRRNRAATALVTSRSTSIGILSDGSPRFGPVGTLMALENIARKKGYATTVISVEQPYGESVQAALDTLDDTGVGGIIVIAPVVDMAAAVWNASCRIPVEMIAAGASSTPNVFTYSENQELGARLATQHLIDLGHTNIAHFAGSMDWFDGRVRKRGWEATLRDAGLTPGLCLEGDWSPGWAYETALQLVKDQKVPQAIFAASDHTALGLIRAFAEHGIRVPEDVSVVGFDDIEGSDYFLPPLTTVRQDFTALALMSMEVLLGAMEGRDVDRTPIAPTLVVRSSARRATPRK